The Chloroflexota bacterium genome window below encodes:
- a CDS encoding protein kinase produces the protein MIGTQLGHYKILSQLGRGGMASVFKAEQAGLGRLVAIKILQPSLAADEVIVQRFQQEARIAANLHHAHVVTIYDVGEADGVYYIAMRFIDGENLGQLLRREGPLEPNRAMRMLDQVAAALDFAHSRGVLHRDIKPANVMVEPGDVLTLTDFGIARAGESSQLTATHMVIGTPEYMSPEQARGDPVDKRSDIYAMGVLMYEALGGRPPFSAASTPSLLYLHVHEPPPPLHQIRPDLPRTLSDVVVKALAKNPADRYGSAQELVSAAKAALAQPVQPPRPDPGPAFGATGAQTVFDPNAGRSRTPMPAGPTPGTPIPMPGTPVPRQPRGPGMPPGQGTPPGQGMPPGGPAVQPGGWGPQGQPAPGWAGPARGNSTSTLTPPPISARSGPYQPGPMHVAGTVSLPPKRSPLVILGPIIAALALVVVGGFVLLQSGLIGGSSATTATPTAVAAKPAAGATSTTAPAAQPGLTPTTAQAVAAKPADAPTAAPAAKPTEKPAEKPTAPAATSTPAPPPTPDAMARVTAAQGAVAGGDLPKAIAELRALRDDPVVKNDKATAALVDQTLAQTHILYGSQLLEQNKLDESYAQFAEALKLAPNDKEALDGQKRVVLTKNYAIMEANWGKDDDAGIKALEENMVLDANFKDTRQKLYALLLGKADNLLTAGNRDGAFPILMRALDVLPDGGEAQKRLATYTPTPRPQPQPQPQQPRPQPQPYQPQPQPQPQPQQPFRPSGSPV, from the coding sequence GTGATCGGCACACAGCTCGGCCACTACAAGATTCTCAGTCAGCTTGGCCGGGGCGGCATGGCCTCGGTGTTCAAGGCCGAGCAGGCGGGCCTCGGGCGGCTCGTCGCCATCAAGATCCTGCAGCCATCGTTGGCCGCCGACGAGGTCATCGTCCAGCGGTTTCAGCAAGAGGCGCGGATCGCGGCGAACCTGCACCACGCCCACGTCGTGACGATCTACGACGTGGGCGAGGCGGACGGCGTCTACTACATCGCCATGCGCTTCATCGACGGCGAGAACCTCGGGCAGTTGTTGCGGCGCGAGGGTCCGCTGGAGCCGAACCGAGCGATGCGTATGCTCGACCAGGTCGCCGCCGCGCTCGACTTCGCGCACTCGCGCGGCGTGCTGCACCGCGACATCAAGCCCGCCAACGTGATGGTCGAGCCGGGCGACGTGCTGACGCTGACAGACTTCGGCATCGCCCGCGCTGGCGAATCGAGCCAGCTCACCGCGACACACATGGTGATCGGGACTCCCGAGTACATGTCGCCGGAGCAGGCGCGCGGCGACCCGGTCGACAAGCGCTCCGACATCTACGCGATGGGCGTCCTGATGTACGAAGCGCTCGGAGGCCGACCGCCGTTCAGCGCGGCCAGCACACCGTCGCTGCTCTATCTGCACGTCCACGAGCCGCCGCCGCCGCTCCACCAGATCCGGCCCGATCTGCCGCGCACCCTGAGCGACGTGGTGGTCAAGGCGCTGGCCAAGAATCCGGCCGACCGCTACGGCAGCGCCCAGGAGCTGGTCAGCGCCGCGAAGGCGGCCCTGGCGCAGCCCGTGCAGCCGCCACGGCCAGACCCCGGGCCGGCATTCGGCGCGACGGGCGCGCAGACCGTCTTCGATCCCAACGCCGGACGAAGCCGGACACCGATGCCAGCAGGCCCGACGCCCGGCACACCCATCCCGATGCCCGGCACGCCGGTGCCGCGGCAGCCGCGCGGTCCCGGGATGCCGCCAGGGCAGGGTACGCCGCCGGGTCAGGGGATGCCTCCTGGCGGGCCGGCCGTCCAGCCGGGAGGCTGGGGTCCGCAGGGTCAGCCGGCTCCTGGCTGGGCCGGGCCAGCCCGAGGCAACAGCACCAGCACCCTGACGCCACCGCCGATCTCCGCGCGCAGCGGGCCGTACCAGCCCGGCCCGATGCATGTCGCCGGCACTGTCAGCCTGCCGCCGAAGCGCTCGCCGCTCGTGATTCTCGGACCGATCATCGCGGCGCTCGCGCTGGTGGTCGTCGGCGGCTTCGTGCTGCTGCAATCGGGGCTGATCGGCGGGTCCAGCGCGACCACGGCAACGCCCACCGCCGTCGCCGCGAAGCCGGCGGCCGGCGCGACATCGACGACCGCGCCAGCGGCTCAGCCGGGGCTCACGCCGACGACGGCCCAGGCTGTTGCCGCCAAGCCCGCTGATGCGCCCACCGCAGCGCCCGCCGCGAAGCCAACGGAGAAGCCGGCCGAGAAGCCCACGGCCCCGGCCGCCACCAGCACGCCGGCCCCGCCACCCACTCCTGACGCGATGGCACGGGTGACGGCGGCCCAGGGTGCGGTTGCCGGCGGCGACCTCCCGAAGGCGATTGCCGAGTTGCGCGCGCTTCGGGACGATCCCGTCGTCAAGAACGACAAGGCCACGGCGGCGCTGGTGGATCAGACGCTGGCGCAGACCCACATCCTCTACGGGAGCCAGCTCCTCGAGCAGAACAAGCTCGACGAGAGCTATGCCCAGTTCGCCGAGGCGCTGAAGCTCGCCCCGAACGACAAGGAAGCCCTCGACGGCCAGAAGCGCGTGGTGCTCACCAAGAACTACGCCATCATGGAAGCGAACTGGGGCAAGGACGATGACGCGGGGATCAAGGCCCTGGAAGAGAATATGGTGCTGGACGCCAACTTCAAGGACACGCGCCAGAAGCTGTACGCCCTGCTGCTCGGCAAGGCCGACAACCTGCTGACGGCCGGCAACCGTGACGGCGCATTCCCGATCCTGATGCGGGCGCTCGACGTGCTGCCGGACGGCGGCGAGGCGCAGAAGCGGCTGGCGACCTACACGCCGACGCCACGGCCACAGCCACAACCCCAGCCGCAGCAGCCCCGACCGCAGCCGCAGCCGTACCAGCCTCAACCGCAGCCACAACCCCAGCCGCAGCAGCCGTTCCGTCCGTCCGGCTCGCCGGTCTAG